The following coding sequences are from one Veillonella rodentium window:
- the nrdG gene encoding anaerobic ribonucleoside-triphosphate reductase activating protein, with protein MRYGQIRQYDIANGEGIRTSIFVTGCTHCCYNCFNEEYQDFNAGKLWTQAETDLVVSYVKDSNCAGLTLLGGEPFQNVQGLLPVVRAVRAAAPEKKIWAYSGYELDDILEDELRSALLKEIDILVDGRFVDELKDPGLRFRGSSNQRIIDVKKTLEACEVVLAME; from the coding sequence ATGAGATACGGACAAATTAGACAATATGATATAGCTAACGGAGAAGGCATAAGAACCTCCATCTTTGTGACCGGATGTACGCATTGCTGTTATAACTGCTTTAATGAGGAATATCAGGATTTCAATGCGGGCAAGCTGTGGACACAGGCGGAAACGGATTTGGTCGTATCCTATGTTAAAGATTCTAATTGCGCAGGTCTTACCTTGCTTGGGGGGGAGCCGTTCCAAAATGTACAAGGGTTATTGCCTGTTGTTCGAGCCGTACGTGCAGCGGCGCCGGAAAAGAAAATTTGGGCTTATTCAGGCTATGAATTAGATGATATACTTGAGGATGAGTTGAGGAGCGCTTTGTTAAAGGAAATCGACATCCTTGTGGATGGTCGTTTTGTGGATGAATTAAAAGATCCGGGATTGCGATTTCGCGGTTCCTCTAATCAACGTATCATTGATGTTAAAAAAACCTTAGAAGCTTGTGAAGTTGTATTGGCAATGGAGTAA